A section of the Bradyrhizobium oligotrophicum S58 genome encodes:
- a CDS encoding TonB C-terminal domain-containing protein has protein sequence MLLAAALILLDVSTSLASEAGTTGDEQRRLFVIPAQPLAAALQAFGQVAGVQLLYESKSAEGRQSTAIEGLYTPHEALIKLLAATDLKVQYSRPGALTLMLEAPAEADGAAPRFGSDLSLGTLHVQGATASTAPSQEFSEAVRMDVHNALRNNPRTRDGNYRAVVKLWINNERTVEQVDVATTSGDPTRDTALIAALRGLTMSRPQPPGMAQPVRIGVSVRTQ, from the coding sequence GTGCTGCTCGCCGCTGCGCTCATTCTGCTGGACGTATCGACGAGCCTCGCCAGCGAAGCCGGCACGACGGGAGACGAGCAGCGCCGCTTGTTCGTAATTCCCGCGCAGCCGCTTGCGGCGGCACTGCAGGCGTTCGGTCAGGTGGCCGGAGTTCAGTTGCTTTACGAAAGCAAGTCGGCGGAAGGGCGACAGTCGACGGCGATCGAGGGGCTCTATACCCCACATGAGGCGCTGATCAAGCTTCTGGCGGCGACTGATCTCAAGGTGCAGTACAGCCGCCCCGGCGCGCTGACGCTCATGCTCGAGGCTCCCGCTGAGGCCGATGGCGCTGCGCCGCGATTCGGTTCGGATCTGTCGCTGGGCACGCTGCACGTGCAGGGAGCAACGGCGAGCACGGCACCCTCGCAGGAGTTCAGCGAGGCGGTGCGGATGGACGTCCACAACGCGCTGCGCAACAATCCGCGGACGCGCGACGGCAATTATCGCGCGGTCGTGAAACTCTGGATCAACAACGAGCGCACGGTCGAGCAGGTCGATGTGGCCACCACCAGCGGCGATCCGACGCGGGATACGGCACTGATCGCGGCCCTGCGCGGCCTCACCATGAGCCGTCCACAACCGCCCGGGATGGCGCAGCCGGTGCGGATCGGCGTCAGCGTCCGGACGCAGTGA
- a CDS encoding coniferyl aldehyde dehydrogenase has protein sequence MDHSLKRLPVSALDDAFHAMVAASRSAPPPALAARLDSLKRLRSMLADNETRLEQAISADFGHRCAVETTIAETLFVQGEIKHTMKMLPRWMAARRIATSLQFWPARNRLMPQPLGVVGIIAPWNYPLQLTLAPAIGALAAGNRVLIKPSELTPRFSALLKELIAAAFDATEFSVTGIDDGIAQAFAALPFDHLVFTGSTRVGRIVAEAAGRNLTPVTLELGGKSPTIVDASADIDEAAQRIAYAKLLNAGQTCIAPDYVFVPEPRGDEFAGKLHRNMLQMFGTNPANSDYTSIISDQHYARLEGLLRDAVARGAKPLSLTSPEDPAWKKLRKFPPTVVVGATPDMAIMQEEIFGPLLPIIGYREPDEPIRYINAHDRPLALYWFGSNEATRDAVLARTVSGGVTINDCLLHFAQMNQPMGGVGASGIGHYHGEWGFNSFSKLKPVFYRSPFNRMKDLYPPYGASIARIEKLLRFLS, from the coding sequence ATGGACCACTCCCTGAAGAGGCTCCCGGTTTCGGCGCTCGACGACGCGTTCCACGCCATGGTCGCGGCCTCGCGCAGCGCGCCTCCCCCGGCGCTGGCGGCGCGGCTGGACAGTCTGAAGCGACTGCGGTCGATGCTGGCCGACAACGAGACACGCCTGGAGCAGGCGATCTCCGCCGATTTCGGCCACCGCTGTGCGGTCGAGACCACGATCGCCGAGACTCTGTTCGTACAGGGCGAGATCAAGCATACGATGAAGATGTTGCCGCGGTGGATGGCGGCGCGGCGGATCGCGACGTCGTTACAGTTCTGGCCGGCGCGCAACCGGCTGATGCCGCAGCCGCTGGGCGTGGTCGGCATCATCGCGCCCTGGAATTATCCCCTGCAGCTGACACTCGCGCCCGCGATCGGCGCGCTCGCCGCCGGCAACCGCGTCCTGATCAAGCCGAGCGAGCTGACGCCGCGCTTCTCCGCGCTGCTGAAGGAGCTCATCGCAGCAGCGTTCGACGCGACCGAGTTCTCGGTCACCGGCATCGACGACGGCATTGCGCAGGCCTTCGCGGCATTGCCGTTCGATCATCTCGTCTTTACCGGCTCGACCCGTGTCGGCCGCATCGTCGCCGAGGCTGCAGGACGTAACCTGACGCCGGTCACGCTCGAGCTCGGCGGCAAATCGCCGACCATCGTCGACGCCTCCGCCGATATCGACGAGGCCGCCCAGCGTATCGCCTACGCCAAGCTGCTCAATGCCGGCCAGACCTGCATCGCGCCGGACTACGTGTTCGTGCCCGAGCCGCGCGGCGATGAGTTCGCAGGCAAACTCCACCGCAACATGCTGCAGATGTTCGGCACCAATCCGGCCAACAGCGACTACACGTCGATCATCTCCGACCAGCATTATGCCCGGCTGGAAGGACTGCTGCGCGACGCCGTCGCACGCGGCGCGAAGCCGCTGAGCCTGACGAGCCCCGAAGACCCTGCCTGGAAGAAACTACGAAAATTCCCGCCGACCGTGGTGGTCGGCGCGACGCCCGACATGGCGATCATGCAGGAGGAGATTTTCGGCCCGCTGCTGCCGATCATCGGATATCGCGAGCCGGACGAGCCGATCCGCTACATCAATGCCCATGACCGGCCGCTGGCGCTGTACTGGTTCGGCAGCAACGAGGCCACGCGTGATGCGGTGCTGGCGCGCACGGTCTCCGGCGGTGTCACGATCAACGATTGCCTGCTGCATTTCGCGCAGATGAACCAGCCGATGGGCGGCGTCGGCGCCTCCGGCATCGGCCACTATCACGGCGAATGGGGCTTCAACAGCTTCAGCAAGCTGAAGCCCGTGTTCTACCGCTCGCCTTTCAACCGCATGAAGGATCTCTATCCGCCATATGGCGCCAGCATCGCCCGAATCGAGAAGCTGCTGCGGTTTCTCTCCTAG
- a CDS encoding GMC family oxidoreductase — MTDEVDFIVVGGGSGGATVAGRLSEDPATSVALLDAGGRNDNWIVTTPYMLFLMVAGTVNNWAFTTVPQQGLNGRTGYQPRGRGLGGSSAINAMVYIRGHRADYDHWATLGNIGWSYDDVLPYFKRAENNAEFDGDYHGQSGPLPVGRLRTDNPVHEIFLQAAREAQFPVRDDFNAETQEGLGLYQVTQQNGERWSAARAYIQPHLGSRRNLRVETSAHASMILFDGKRAVGVKYRQGKEVKEIRCRREVILASGAFQTPQLLMLSGIGNAAALARLGIASVHHLPGVGQNLQDHPDFIFAYTSGNPNFSSLSPKGLQRLVRGIGQYRRERRGVLTSNFAECGGFLKTRPDLDIPDIQLHFGMAVTDDHGRKRHGNGFSCHVCLLRPKSRGTVALKNADPLAPPLIDPNFLGEAEDLEMMVAGYRTTQRLMETPAMRGLQTRDLFTSDVRSDDDIRALLRARVDTVYHPVGTCKMGVDDPLAVVDPSLKVHGLSGLRVVDASIMPTLIGGNTNAPTIMIGEKAADMIRSELRG; from the coding sequence GTGACGGACGAGGTCGATTTCATCGTCGTGGGCGGCGGCAGCGGCGGTGCCACGGTTGCCGGCCGATTGTCGGAAGATCCGGCAACATCGGTCGCGCTGCTCGACGCCGGAGGGCGCAACGACAACTGGATCGTGACCACGCCCTATATGCTGTTCCTGATGGTCGCAGGCACCGTCAACAACTGGGCATTCACGACCGTGCCGCAGCAGGGATTGAACGGACGCACCGGCTATCAGCCGCGCGGCCGTGGGCTCGGCGGCTCCTCCGCGATCAATGCCATGGTCTATATCCGCGGCCATCGCGCCGACTATGATCACTGGGCCACGCTCGGCAATATCGGCTGGTCGTATGACGACGTGCTGCCGTATTTCAAGCGCGCCGAGAACAATGCGGAGTTCGACGGCGACTATCACGGCCAATCGGGACCGCTGCCCGTCGGCCGTCTGCGCACCGACAATCCCGTGCACGAGATTTTTCTTCAGGCGGCGCGGGAAGCGCAATTTCCGGTCCGTGACGACTTCAATGCGGAGACCCAGGAAGGGCTCGGCCTCTATCAGGTCACCCAGCAGAATGGCGAGCGCTGGAGCGCGGCGCGGGCCTACATCCAGCCGCATCTCGGCAGCCGCCGCAACCTGCGCGTCGAGACATCGGCGCATGCGTCGATGATCCTGTTCGACGGCAAGCGGGCCGTCGGCGTCAAGTATCGCCAGGGCAAGGAGGTCAAGGAGATCCGTTGCCGGCGCGAGGTGATCCTGGCGTCAGGCGCCTTCCAGACGCCGCAATTGCTGATGCTCTCCGGCATCGGTAACGCAGCCGCACTGGCGCGGCTCGGCATTGCCAGCGTTCATCACCTGCCGGGTGTCGGCCAGAACCTGCAGGACCATCCCGACTTCATCTTTGCCTACACCTCCGGCAACCCGAACTTTTCTTCGCTGTCGCCGAAGGGCCTGCAGCGGCTGGTGCGCGGCATCGGCCAATACAGGCGCGAGCGGCGCGGCGTGCTGACGTCGAACTTCGCCGAATGCGGCGGCTTCCTGAAGACGCGGCCCGATCTCGACATCCCGGACATTCAGCTCCATTTCGGCATGGCCGTCACCGACGACCACGGCCGCAAGCGCCATGGTAACGGCTTCTCCTGCCATGTCTGTCTGCTCCGGCCGAAAAGCCGCGGCACCGTCGCGCTCAAGAATGCCGATCCGCTCGCGCCGCCGCTGATCGACCCGAACTTCCTCGGCGAGGCGGAAGACCTGGAGATGATGGTCGCGGGCTACAGGACCACGCAGCGGCTGATGGAGACGCCCGCCATGCGCGGCCTGCAGACGCGCGACCTGTTCACATCGGATGTCAGGAGCGATGACGACATCCGCGCGCTCCTGCGCGCCCGCGTCGACACGGTCTATCACCCCGTCGGCACCTGCAAGATGGGCGTCGACGATCCGCTCGCCGTCGTCGATCCCAGCCTCAAGGTCCACGGCCTGTCCGGCCTGCGCGTGGTCGATGCCTCGATCATGCCGACCCTGATCGGTGGCAACACCAATGCGCCGACCATCATGATCGGCGAAAAGGCCGCTGATATGATCAGGAGCGAGCTGCGCGGCTGA
- a CDS encoding SDR family NAD(P)-dependent oxidoreductase codes for MSDLFDVSREVILITGASQGLGRQFARVLSAHGAAVALAARQTGKLEALQDEIKAKGGRAAAVEMDVTNNASIARGIDAAEAALGPVTVLINNAGIAVEKLAVEQSEADWDAVIGANLKGAYFAATEVARRMIARKAGGNIINIASVLGFSVVKFISPYAISKAGVVQTTKALALELAASDIRVNALAPGYIDTDINHDVWETPAGEKLIKRIPQRRVGHESDLDGAIMLLASNASRYMTGSVVTVDGGFLLT; via the coding sequence ATGTCCGACCTGTTCGACGTCAGCCGCGAGGTGATCCTGATCACCGGCGCGAGCCAGGGGCTCGGCCGGCAGTTTGCCCGCGTGCTGTCGGCGCATGGTGCCGCCGTCGCGCTCGCCGCGCGCCAGACCGGCAAGCTCGAGGCGCTGCAGGACGAGATCAAGGCCAAAGGCGGCCGTGCCGCCGCGGTCGAGATGGATGTGACGAACAATGCTTCCATCGCCAGGGGCATCGATGCGGCCGAGGCCGCGCTTGGCCCGGTCACCGTGCTGATCAACAATGCCGGCATCGCCGTGGAGAAGCTCGCGGTCGAGCAGAGCGAGGCCGATTGGGACGCCGTGATCGGCGCCAATCTGAAGGGCGCCTATTTCGCCGCGACCGAAGTGGCACGCCGCATGATCGCGCGCAAGGCGGGCGGCAACATCATCAACATCGCCTCGGTGCTGGGCTTCAGCGTCGTGAAGTTCATTTCGCCCTACGCGATCTCCAAGGCCGGCGTGGTGCAGACGACGAAGGCGCTGGCGCTGGAGCTCGCGGCCAGCGACATCCGGGTCAATGCGCTGGCTCCCGGCTATATCGATACCGACATCAACCACGACGTCTGGGAGACGCCTGCGGGCGAGAAGCTGATCAAGCGCATTCCGCAGCGGCGCGTCGGCCATGAGAGCGATCTCGACGGCGCCATCATGCTGCTGGCGTCCAATGCCTCGCGCTACATGACCGGCAGCGTCGTCACGGTGGACGGCGGATTCCTGCTGACCTGA
- a CDS encoding CvpA family protein has translation MNTFDLAASAALMIAVYSGFSTGLLRSAITILAYLLAMPLAMGAVAAMSPQLQDVHGAPLAQNWLQFFAAFLVIGVALGKIGRILLDEAIGSEAGFGDRLGGALLGAVRVGMVATTLVLVFDRIVPAERQPRFLEGSHLRPLLSLAGAKGFRSLPPELASLIDRLKQERRI, from the coding sequence ATGAATACTTTCGACCTGGCCGCTTCGGCCGCCCTGATGATCGCCGTGTACAGTGGCTTCTCGACAGGGCTGCTGCGCAGCGCGATCACGATTCTCGCCTATCTGCTCGCAATGCCGCTGGCGATGGGCGCCGTCGCGGCGATGAGCCCGCAACTGCAGGACGTGCACGGCGCACCGCTGGCGCAGAACTGGCTGCAGTTCTTCGCCGCATTCCTCGTGATCGGCGTGGCGCTGGGCAAGATCGGCCGCATATTGCTCGACGAGGCGATCGGGTCCGAAGCCGGCTTCGGCGACCGACTCGGCGGCGCGCTGCTCGGCGCGGTGCGTGTCGGCATGGTCGCGACCACGCTCGTGCTGGTGTTCGACAGGATCGTTCCGGCGGAGCGCCAGCCCCGCTTCCTTGAAGGCTCGCACCTGCGGCCCCTGCTCTCGCTCGCAGGCGCGAAAGGCTTCCGCTCGCTTCCGCCCGAACTCGCGAGCCTGATCGATCGCCTCAAGCAGGAACGGCGGATCTGA
- a CDS encoding SDR family oxidoreductase gives MDLGIKGRRAIVCASSKGLGRACAIALANEGVHVTITARGAEALAKTAAEIRAANPAITVTEVAGDITTPEGRAAVLKACPEPDILVNNAGGPPPGDFRNWTRDDWIKAIDANMLTPIELIKATVDGMMARKFGRIVNITSAAVKAPIDILGLSNGARAGLTGFIAGLSRKTVINNVTINGLLPGPFETDRLLSTAKGEAEKRGVTPQQILADRAKLNPAGRFGDPEEFGLACAFLCGAKAGFITGQNILLDGGAFPGTL, from the coding sequence GTGGATCTCGGGATCAAGGGCCGCCGCGCCATCGTCTGCGCCTCCAGCAAGGGATTGGGCCGCGCCTGCGCCATCGCGCTCGCCAATGAGGGCGTGCATGTCACGATCACGGCGCGCGGCGCCGAGGCGCTGGCGAAGACCGCGGCCGAAATCCGCGCCGCCAATCCCGCGATCACCGTGACCGAGGTCGCGGGCGACATCACGACCCCGGAGGGCCGCGCCGCGGTGCTGAAGGCCTGTCCGGAGCCGGACATCCTGGTCAACAATGCCGGCGGACCGCCTCCGGGCGATTTCCGCAACTGGACCCGCGACGACTGGATCAAGGCGATCGACGCCAACATGCTGACGCCGATCGAGCTGATCAAGGCGACGGTCGACGGCATGATGGCGCGCAAATTCGGCCGCATCGTCAACATCACCTCGGCCGCGGTGAAGGCGCCGATCGACATTCTCGGCCTCTCCAACGGCGCCCGCGCCGGCCTCACCGGCTTCATCGCCGGCCTGTCGCGCAAGACGGTGATCAACAACGTCACCATCAACGGGCTGTTGCCGGGGCCGTTCGAGACCGACCGCCTGCTCTCGACGGCGAAAGGCGAAGCGGAGAAGCGCGGCGTCACGCCGCAGCAGATCCTGGCCGACCGCGCCAAGCTCAATCCCGCCGGCCGCTTCGGCGATCCCGAAGAATTCGGCCTCGCCTGCGCCTTCCTGTGTGGCGCCAAGGCGGGCTTCATCACCGGCCAGAACATCCTGCTCGACGGCGGCGCGTTCCCGGGGACGTTGTGA
- a CDS encoding DUF3775 domain-containing protein produces the protein MPELTISPEKVAFLIEKAREFDVKEEAVDVESGSNAADDDMIDVLQDSGDDPVVREITGFINALTEDEQIDLVALMRLGRGDGDIDEWDDLRSEAAGQRDRHTARYLLGEPMLGDLLAEGLDAFGIDWTEGRTTADSSSPSQRDEDEGTKR, from the coding sequence ATGCCAGAATTGACGATATCGCCCGAGAAGGTCGCTTTCCTGATCGAGAAGGCGCGCGAGTTCGACGTCAAGGAGGAGGCTGTCGATGTCGAGTCCGGCTCCAACGCCGCCGATGACGACATGATCGACGTGCTGCAGGATTCCGGCGACGATCCCGTGGTGCGCGAGATCACCGGCTTCATCAATGCGCTGACCGAGGACGAGCAGATCGATCTCGTCGCGCTGATGCGGCTCGGCCGCGGCGATGGCGACATCGACGAGTGGGACGATCTGCGCAGCGAAGCAGCCGGACAGCGCGACCGCCATACCGCGCGTTATCTCCTGGGTGAGCCGATGCTCGGCGATCTGCTCGCCGAAGGCCTCGATGCGTTCGGCATCGACTGGACGGAGGGGCGGACAACGGCGGATTCATCCAGTCCGAGCCAGCGCGACGAGGACGAAGGCACGAAGCGGTAG
- a CDS encoding MBL fold metallo-hydrolase, whose product MPWKVGRVRITKFVELETVGGTRFILPQATPEAIRGLPWLTPDFATDEGRLKMSIHTLVVETPTRRIVVDTGLGNDKQGRSVPVWNNRTTPFLEMLSAAGFSPDSIDLVICTHLHVDHVGWNTRLVDGRWIPTFRNARYVFGLREYEHWRDHSAAADETATFADSVQPIVAAGRAELVAGDAVITDEITLIPTPGHSPGHVSLHIRSDGAEALLTGDVAHHPCQMAHLDWSSTVDSDPAQAIATRQALFSRFAETDVLVIGGHFDAGHIRRDGAAFRFEAKGPR is encoded by the coding sequence ATGCCTTGGAAGGTCGGCCGGGTCAGGATCACCAAATTCGTCGAGCTGGAAACGGTCGGCGGCACCCGCTTCATCCTGCCGCAGGCGACGCCGGAGGCAATCCGCGGGCTGCCCTGGCTCACGCCAGATTTCGCCACCGACGAAGGGCGGCTGAAGATGTCGATCCACACCCTGGTGGTGGAGACGCCAACCCGCCGCATCGTGGTCGATACCGGGCTCGGCAACGACAAGCAGGGGCGCAGCGTGCCGGTTTGGAACAACCGCACGACGCCGTTCCTGGAAATGCTGAGCGCGGCCGGTTTTTCGCCAGACAGCATCGACCTGGTGATCTGCACGCACCTCCATGTCGACCATGTCGGCTGGAATACGAGGCTGGTCGACGGCCGCTGGATTCCGACCTTCCGCAATGCGCGCTACGTCTTCGGCCTCAGGGAATATGAGCATTGGCGCGATCACAGCGCGGCTGCCGATGAGACCGCGACCTTCGCCGATTCCGTGCAGCCGATCGTCGCGGCCGGACGCGCCGAGCTGGTGGCGGGCGACGCCGTGATCACCGACGAGATCACGCTGATCCCGACACCGGGGCACAGCCCGGGTCATGTCAGCCTGCACATTCGCTCCGATGGTGCCGAGGCACTGCTGACGGGCGACGTCGCGCACCATCCCTGCCAGATGGCGCATCTCGACTGGAGCTCGACCGTCGATTCCGATCCGGCACAGGCGATCGCCACGCGGCAGGCGCTGTTCTCCCGCTTCGCCGAAACCGATGTGCTCGTGATCGGCGGCCATTTCGACGCCGGCCACATCCGGCGTGACGGCGCGGCATTCCGCTTCGAGGCAAAGGGGCCGCGGTAG
- a CDS encoding fumarylacetoacetate hydrolase family protein codes for MKLVRYGEKGAEKPGLIDQSGQLRDLSAHVKDLDGAAYAPESLKKLAALDPASLPAVSGKPRFGAPVTGISKFVAIGLNYSDHAKETGNPIPAEPIFFLKANTALCGPYDQVEKPRGSTKLDWEVEIAAIIGTRAKYVSEADALNHVAGYTICNDVSERNFQIERLGQWTKGKSHDTFGPVGPWLVTKDEIPDVQNLSMWLDVNGQRRQTGTTATMIFTMAKCISYVSQFMTLLPGDIVTTGTPPGVGMGMKPPTFLNVGDVVTLGIERLGEQRQEIVEA; via the coding sequence ATGAAGCTTGTTCGCTACGGCGAAAAGGGTGCGGAAAAGCCGGGCCTGATCGATCAATCCGGCCAGCTGCGCGACCTGTCGGCGCATGTGAAGGACCTCGACGGCGCCGCCTATGCGCCGGAGTCGCTGAAGAAGCTCGCCGCGCTCGACCCGGCCTCCCTGCCCGCGGTCTCCGGCAAGCCGCGCTTCGGCGCCCCCGTGACCGGCATTTCCAAATTCGTGGCGATCGGCCTCAACTACTCCGATCATGCCAAGGAGACCGGCAACCCGATTCCGGCCGAGCCGATCTTCTTCCTCAAGGCCAACACCGCGCTGTGCGGCCCCTATGACCAGGTCGAGAAGCCGCGCGGCTCGACCAAGCTCGACTGGGAGGTCGAGATTGCCGCCATCATCGGCACCCGCGCCAAATACGTCTCGGAGGCCGACGCGCTCAATCATGTCGCCGGCTACACGATCTGCAACGACGTCTCGGAGCGCAACTTCCAGATCGAGCGTCTGGGCCAGTGGACCAAGGGCAAGTCGCACGACACGTTCGGCCCGGTCGGTCCGTGGCTCGTCACCAAGGACGAGATTCCGGACGTGCAGAACCTGTCGATGTGGCTCGACGTCAACGGCCAGCGCCGCCAGACCGGCACGACCGCGACGATGATCTTCACCATGGCGAAGTGCATCTCCTACGTGTCGCAGTTCATGACCCTGCTGCCGGGTGACATCGTCACCACAGGCACACCTCCCGGCGTCGGCATGGGCATGAAGCCGCCGACCTTCCTCAACGTCGGCGACGTCGTCACGCTCGGCATCGAGCGCCTGGGCGAGCAGCGCCAGGAGATCGTCGAGGCCTGA
- a CDS encoding glutathione S-transferase family protein, translated as MKLTFSPASPFARKVRIAAIELGLIDRIEFAPMSVVPGQANAEYTKITPLKKLPVLILDNGDVILDSYVIVEYLDELAGGNKLIPASGPARWKVKSEHSMLQGMLDSMLLCRYENAVRPEGMRWQAWSDDHWNRAWAGMARFAAQDDLMTRPFDIVAISLTCVLGYADYRFADCGWRKAFPALDAFHTKMLERESVKISVPPAA; from the coding sequence ATGAAACTCACCTTCTCGCCTGCCTCGCCGTTCGCCCGCAAGGTGCGCATCGCCGCCATCGAGCTCGGGCTGATCGACAGAATCGAATTCGCGCCGATGTCGGTGGTGCCCGGCCAGGCCAACGCCGAGTACACCAAGATCACGCCGCTGAAGAAGCTGCCGGTGCTGATCCTCGACAATGGCGACGTGATCCTGGATTCCTACGTCATCGTCGAATATCTCGACGAGCTCGCCGGCGGCAACAAGCTCATTCCCGCATCCGGGCCGGCGCGCTGGAAGGTGAAGAGCGAGCACTCGATGCTGCAGGGCATGCTCGATTCCATGCTGTTGTGCCGCTACGAAAATGCCGTGCGTCCCGAGGGAATGCGCTGGCAGGCCTGGTCGGACGATCACTGGAACAGGGCGTGGGCCGGCATGGCGCGCTTCGCCGCGCAGGACGATCTGATGACGCGGCCGTTCGACATCGTGGCCATCAGCCTGACTTGCGTGCTCGGCTATGCCGACTACCGCTTTGCGGATTGCGGCTGGCGCAAGGCGTTTCCGGCGCTCGACGCCTTCCACACCAAGATGCTGGAGCGCGAGTCGGTGAAGATCTCGGTGCCGCCGGCGGCTTGA
- a CDS encoding MBL fold metallo-hydrolase, which yields MTLTFSVADTTIHRIVEQETTFLPAREMFPELTPEMLASQRSALQAAHALDAQDTLILCFQSYVVKTPHHTILIDSCIGNDKPRARPVWNLKTDATYMRALAAAGVSVDDIDVVMCTHLHTDHVGWNTRLDNGRWVPTFPNARYVFAQREYDYWVAQNAKAEVPAFADSVLPVVEAQRADIVSDEFSIGDHVRLLPTPGHTPGHVAMAVGKGRDDAVFSGDLMHSPLQLSFPELSPKFDVDPVQAAVTRRAFLERYCDTATLCCTAHFPSPSVGRIRRNGDGFACEAV from the coding sequence GTGACGCTGACATTCTCGGTCGCAGACACCACCATCCATCGCATCGTCGAGCAGGAGACCACCTTCCTGCCGGCGCGCGAGATGTTTCCGGAGCTGACGCCCGAGATGCTCGCCTCGCAGCGGAGTGCGCTCCAGGCGGCCCATGCGCTCGACGCGCAGGATACGCTGATCCTGTGCTTCCAGTCCTATGTGGTGAAGACGCCCCACCACACCATCCTGATCGACAGCTGCATCGGCAACGACAAGCCCCGCGCGCGGCCGGTCTGGAACCTGAAGACCGACGCCACCTACATGCGAGCGCTTGCGGCCGCGGGCGTGTCGGTCGACGACATCGATGTGGTGATGTGCACGCATCTGCACACCGACCATGTCGGCTGGAACACGCGGCTCGACAATGGCCGTTGGGTGCCGACCTTCCCCAACGCGCGCTACGTGTTCGCGCAGCGCGAATATGATTACTGGGTGGCGCAGAACGCCAAGGCCGAAGTGCCCGCCTTCGCCGACAGCGTGCTGCCGGTGGTCGAGGCCCAGCGCGCCGACATCGTCAGCGACGAATTTTCTATCGGCGATCATGTCCGGCTGCTGCCGACACCAGGTCATACGCCGGGCCATGTCGCGATGGCCGTGGGCAAAGGCAGGGACGACGCGGTGTTCTCCGGCGACCTGATGCACTCGCCGCTGCAGCTCAGCTTTCCCGAGCTGTCGCCGAAATTCGACGTCGATCCGGTCCAGGCCGCGGTGACGCGGCGCGCCTTTCTCGAGCGCTATTGCGACACAGCGACCTTGTGCTGTACCGCGCATTTCCCCTCGCCCTCGGTCGGCCGTATCAGGCGCAACGGCGACGGCTTCGCTTGCGAGGCCGTATAG
- a CDS encoding DHCW motif cupin fold protein, with translation MKIPTLPFTVTDWSNVPVTEHPGEQGMAYWRTLMIGDIRVRQVEYTPGYLADHWCDRGHILLVLEGELESQLKDGRKFTLSAGMSYQVSDFGDAAHRSFTATGAKLFIVD, from the coding sequence ATGAAAATTCCGACGCTTCCGTTCACGGTCACCGACTGGTCCAACGTTCCGGTGACCGAGCATCCGGGCGAGCAGGGCATGGCGTATTGGCGCACGCTGATGATCGGCGACATCCGCGTGCGGCAAGTCGAGTACACGCCGGGCTATCTCGCCGACCACTGGTGTGATCGCGGCCACATCCTGCTGGTGCTGGAGGGCGAGCTCGAGAGCCAGCTCAAGGACGGCCGCAAATTCACTTTATCGGCCGGCATGAGCTACCAGGTCTCCGATTTCGGCGACGCTGCGCACCGGTCGTTCACCGCGACCGGCGCAAAACTGTTCATCGTCGACTGA
- a CDS encoding methylated-DNA--[protein]-cysteine S-methyltransferase: MTDHSFALFETAIGTCAIAWGPRGINAVQLPMGGVAQTRIRMQQRYAGIAEAEPPADVQRVIARVTALLAGTADDLTDVALDLDGVSAFQRGVYDIARRIPPGRTLTYGDIAKQLGGVELSREVGQALGRNPCPIVVPCHRVLAAGNRPGGFSANGGVDTKLKMLAIEGAAVNHTPSLFD; the protein is encoded by the coding sequence ATGACTGACCACAGCTTTGCACTTTTCGAGACCGCGATCGGCACGTGTGCGATCGCCTGGGGACCGCGCGGCATCAATGCGGTGCAACTGCCGATGGGCGGCGTTGCGCAGACCCGGATCCGGATGCAGCAGCGCTACGCCGGCATCGCCGAGGCCGAGCCGCCGGCTGATGTGCAGCGCGTCATTGCCCGCGTCACCGCGCTGCTTGCAGGAACGGCGGACGATCTCACCGATGTCGCCCTCGATCTCGACGGCGTCAGCGCATTCCAGCGCGGCGTCTACGACATCGCGCGCCGGATCCCGCCGGGCAGAACGTTGACCTACGGCGATATCGCCAAGCAGCTCGGCGGCGTCGAGCTGTCGCGGGAGGTTGGCCAGGCGCTGGGGCGCAACCCGTGCCCGATCGTGGTGCCGTGCCATCGCGTGCTCGCGGCCGGCAACAGGCCGGGCGGCTTCTCCGCCAATGGCGGCGTCGACACCAAGCTGAAGATGCTGGCGATCGAGGGCGCGGCGGTGAACCATACGCCAAGCCTGTTCGATTGA